In a single window of the Limnochorda sp. L945t genome:
- the mtaB gene encoding tRNA (N(6)-L-threonylcarbamoyladenosine(37)-C(2))-methylthiotransferase MtaB: protein MRVAFLTLGCKVNQYDTQAMAELFARQGWTVVDGEQRADVVVVNTCAVTGEGGRKSRRAIRRAVRQARPGTMVLVTGCLAQLESEQLAAIPGVRAVVGPDRRRRLVEIAMERSGRVAGDGPSPEVDVALEPRRGRRSWEELPVRSFVERSRAVVKVQDGCDEMCAFCVVPYVRGRSRSRPPEAVIDEVRTLAAAGYQEIVVSGIHLGAYGADGWDLTRLLEAIEEVPGSFRVRLSSLLPGSLTESLVRRWGDSRRLCPHLHLSLQSGDDEILERMGRRYRMAEVEERVEALRSSRPDLAVSADVIVGFPGESDRAAEATVEALRRLGVARVHAFPYSARPLTRAARLDGRVPPEVVRRRMQRVRAVAAELAVRYHRSLVGREVDVLVERSPSATIWAEGVDEHYVRVRLAGMAGNGVRPGRVVRAQVLEAGRMRVLASPVEPPPEGRNPQGNVEPA from the coding sequence ATGCGCGTGGCGTTCCTCACCCTCGGATGCAAGGTCAACCAATACGACACGCAGGCCATGGCGGAGCTCTTCGCCCGGCAGGGGTGGACGGTGGTCGACGGCGAGCAGCGGGCCGACGTGGTCGTGGTCAACACCTGCGCCGTGACGGGGGAAGGCGGGCGCAAGAGCCGGCGAGCGATCCGCCGCGCCGTCCGGCAGGCACGGCCCGGGACCATGGTGCTGGTCACGGGATGCCTGGCCCAGCTGGAATCCGAGCAGCTGGCAGCCATCCCGGGAGTACGGGCGGTGGTGGGGCCGGACCGCCGCCGGAGGCTGGTGGAGATCGCCATGGAGCGCTCGGGTCGGGTCGCGGGCGATGGCCCATCGCCCGAAGTGGACGTGGCTCTCGAGCCTCGTCGGGGACGGCGCTCCTGGGAGGAGCTTCCCGTCCGCTCGTTCGTCGAACGTTCCCGGGCCGTCGTCAAGGTGCAGGACGGCTGCGACGAGATGTGCGCCTTCTGCGTCGTGCCCTACGTGCGCGGGCGTTCTCGCAGCCGGCCGCCCGAGGCGGTGATCGACGAGGTGCGCACCCTGGCCGCGGCCGGCTACCAGGAGATCGTGGTGAGCGGGATCCATCTGGGCGCCTACGGAGCGGACGGCTGGGATCTCACCCGGTTGCTGGAGGCCATCGAGGAGGTACCGGGGTCGTTCCGGGTGCGGCTCAGCTCGCTCCTGCCGGGAAGCCTCACAGAGTCCCTCGTGCGACGGTGGGGGGATTCCCGGCGGCTCTGCCCGCACCTTCATCTCTCCTTGCAGTCGGGAGACGATGAGATACTCGAGCGCATGGGCCGGCGCTACCGGATGGCCGAGGTGGAAGAGAGGGTGGAGGCGCTCCGCTCCTCGAGGCCGGATCTGGCGGTGAGCGCCGACGTGATCGTGGGATTCCCGGGCGAGAGCGACCGGGCGGCAGAAGCCACGGTAGAAGCCCTGCGGAGGTTGGGGGTGGCCCGGGTGCATGCCTTCCCCTATTCGGCCCGCCCGCTGACCCGGGCCGCCCGCCTGGACGGCCGGGTGCCGCCCGAGGTCGTTCGCCGGCGGATGCAGCGGGTGAGGGCCGTGGCTGCAGAGCTGGCCGTTCGGTACCACCGTTCGCTCGTCGGGCGCGAGGTGGACGTGCTCGTGGAGCGGAGCCCGTCCGCAACCATCTGGGCCGAAGGCGTCGACGAGCACTACGTCCGGGTCCGGCTGGCCGGCATGGCCGGGAACGGGGTGCGCCCGGGGCGGGTCGTTCGCGCGCAGGTCCTGGAAGCGGGCCGGATGCGGGTGCTTGCCTCGCCCGTGGAGCCTCCCCCAGAGGGAAGGAATCCGCAGGGCAACGTGGAACCTGCCTGA
- the rpsU gene encoding 30S ribosomal protein S21 yields MAEIHIGDNESLDAALRRFKRIMQRDGIMAEMRRREHYVKPSVRRKQKAQQAKRRRG; encoded by the coding sequence TTGGCCGAGATCCATATCGGGGACAACGAGTCACTGGATGCGGCCCTCAGACGCTTCAAGCGGATCATGCAGCGCGACGGGATCATGGCGGAGATGCGCAGGCGAGAGCATTACGTGAAGCCGAGTGTGCGGCGCAAGCAAAAGGCACAACAGGCGAAGCGGCGCCGCGGCTAG
- a CDS encoding NfeD family protein: MRDGACQAKDEVARGRKEIPGDSFCRRRGESATRHPYRRALALVASMAALLAPAAPAVDASSSHPRRAPIAVAPGKAPVVYVVPIRGVIELGLAEFVRRAVSQAQQAGADALMLDVNTPGGRLDAGEEIRDALLDARLPTVAFVSERAQSAGALVSLAADYLVMAPAASIGAAEPIPAEEKIVSAVRAEFEATAQAKGRDPRIAAAMVDKSVAIPGLVEAGKLLTLPAREALKFGFADAIAPDREQAAAAVGLRGARFVEVRPNWAERLVRFLTEPTVSSLLLTIGFLGMIYELATAGWGVAGTVGLVALGLFFGARLLTGLAGWEVVLLFLVGVALLVVELVAVPGFGIAGVPGLLAVFASLYLSFRDAASAAYVIGGSIAMTALVAALTFRYVRRTRTWSQIVLGARQRREEGYLASSSMSAWQGKRGRAISPLRPAGVVEIEGMRVDASTEGEFVDAGTAVEVVRVDGPSLVVRPVTSRQERAG; this comes from the coding sequence GTGCGGGACGGAGCCTGTCAGGCCAAGGATGAGGTCGCCCGGGGTCGAAAGGAGATCCCGGGCGACTCGTTTTGTCGCCGGAGAGGAGAGTCGGCCACGCGGCACCCGTACCGGAGAGCTCTGGCCCTCGTCGCCTCCATGGCGGCGCTGCTCGCGCCGGCTGCGCCGGCGGTGGATGCCTCTTCCTCGCACCCCCGGCGGGCGCCCATCGCCGTTGCTCCGGGAAAGGCGCCGGTCGTATACGTGGTGCCCATTCGGGGCGTGATCGAGCTGGGGCTGGCGGAGTTCGTGCGCCGGGCCGTCAGCCAGGCCCAGCAGGCGGGCGCGGATGCGCTCATGCTCGACGTCAACACGCCGGGCGGCCGGCTCGATGCGGGCGAGGAGATCCGGGACGCATTGCTCGACGCCCGGTTGCCCACCGTCGCGTTCGTCTCCGAGCGGGCGCAGTCGGCCGGGGCGCTGGTGAGCCTCGCCGCCGACTACCTGGTGATGGCGCCGGCCGCCAGCATCGGCGCGGCCGAGCCCATCCCCGCCGAGGAGAAGATCGTGTCGGCGGTGCGGGCCGAGTTCGAGGCGACGGCGCAGGCCAAGGGGCGGGATCCCCGCATCGCGGCGGCGATGGTCGACAAGAGCGTGGCGATCCCGGGCCTGGTGGAGGCGGGGAAGCTCCTGACGCTTCCGGCTCGAGAGGCGCTCAAGTTCGGCTTTGCCGACGCCATCGCGCCCGACCGGGAGCAGGCGGCGGCCGCCGTGGGGCTTCGGGGAGCGCGGTTCGTGGAGGTTCGTCCCAACTGGGCGGAGCGGCTCGTGCGCTTCTTGACGGAGCCCACGGTCAGCTCCCTTTTGCTCACCATCGGCTTTCTCGGCATGATCTACGAGCTCGCCACGGCCGGGTGGGGGGTCGCCGGCACGGTGGGACTCGTCGCCCTCGGGCTCTTCTTCGGGGCGAGGCTCTTGACCGGGCTCGCCGGATGGGAGGTCGTGCTGCTCTTCCTGGTGGGAGTGGCGCTGCTCGTGGTCGAGCTGGTGGCCGTCCCCGGCTTCGGCATCGCCGGCGTCCCCGGCCTGCTGGCCGTGTTCGCCAGTCTTTACCTTTCCTTCCGGGACGCCGCCTCCGCCGCGTACGTCATCGGGGGGTCCATCGCGATGACGGCCCTGGTGGCGGCGCTGACATTCCGGTACGTGCGGCGCACCCGCACGTGGAGCCAGATCGTGCTCGGGGCGAGGCAGCGCCGGGAAGAGGGGTACCTGGCCTCTTCCAGCATGAGCGCCTGGCAGGGCAAGCGAGGACGGGCCATCTCTCCGCTGCGCCCGGCAGGCGTGGTGGAGATCGAGGGGATGCGCGTGGACGCGAGCACCGAGGGGGAGTTCGTCGACGCGGGGACCGCGGTGGAGGTGGTGCGGGTGGACGGCCCCAGCCTGGTCGTTCGTCCGGTGACGTCCCGGCAAGAGAGGGCGGGGTAG
- a CDS encoding amidohydrolase family protein — protein MDYELTQQAAARDFTAVPASRAPVKAVDIHTHAGTLPETALLLRAAELYGIDTLVVIVHDYLAPASVSNGWAGSVVIAPQLRYDHLDDEERFLKENLERIEQAGRAGVRLVKFWFTPRFYATTRLRLDDPRLAPLLARIDALGMGLLVHVSDPDIWFERVYTDRQLYGTKAEQYPQLEAVLDRHPRMPVVAAHMGGDPEHLDHLQELLDRHPNLFLDTSATKWMIRELGRQREAARAFFIRNRHRIVFGTDQVVTRGSDLVRYTSRYWTHRLFWETSVECPSPVEDPDCDGMPVIRGLDLPGEVLADIYRHNAERILGTPPPAR, from the coding sequence TTGGACTACGAGCTGACCCAACAGGCCGCCGCCCGCGACTTCACGGCGGTGCCTGCGTCCCGGGCCCCGGTCAAGGCCGTCGACATCCACACCCATGCCGGCACGCTGCCCGAAACGGCGCTGTTGCTCCGGGCCGCCGAGCTTTACGGGATCGACACCCTGGTGGTGATCGTGCACGACTACCTGGCGCCGGCTTCCGTGAGCAACGGGTGGGCCGGGTCGGTCGTGATCGCTCCCCAGCTGCGCTACGATCATCTGGACGACGAGGAGCGCTTCTTGAAAGAAAACCTCGAGCGCATCGAACAGGCCGGTCGGGCCGGGGTGCGGCTCGTGAAGTTCTGGTTCACCCCGCGCTTTTACGCGACGACCCGGCTGCGGCTCGACGACCCGCGCCTGGCGCCCCTGCTTGCCCGCATCGACGCCCTGGGCATGGGGCTGCTGGTGCACGTGTCCGACCCGGACATCTGGTTCGAGCGGGTGTACACCGATCGTCAACTTTACGGCACCAAGGCCGAACAGTACCCCCAGCTCGAGGCCGTCCTGGATCGCCACCCGCGCATGCCGGTCGTGGCGGCGCACATGGGCGGGGATCCCGAGCACCTGGATCACCTCCAGGAGCTCTTGGACCGGCATCCCAACCTCTTCCTCGATACGAGCGCCACCAAGTGGATGATCCGGGAACTCGGCCGCCAGCGGGAGGCGGCCCGGGCCTTCTTCATCCGCAACCGGCACCGGATCGTCTTCGGTACGGACCAGGTGGTGACCCGGGGGTCCGACCTGGTGCGCTATACCTCCCGGTACTGGACACACCGCCTCTTCTGGGAGACGAGCGTCGAATGCCCCTCTCCCGTCGAGGATCCGGATTGTGACGGGATGCCGGTCATCCGGGGGCTGGATCTGCCGGGCGAGGTCCTCGCCGACATCTACCGCCACAACGCCGAGCGGATCCTCGGGACGCCCCCGCCCGCCCGCTGA
- a CDS encoding phosphatase PAP2 family protein, whose translation MGTYRGRWGVSRVLAMGRPSGWRRTLMSADLRLFWYVHMRMARRWLDRFMRVVTHLGGVMSTVGLCTALILMGPETRRVGYTALFALSTSHLLVQLLKRQVERPRPYLVLADRRVIVAPLSDYSFPSGHTTASFAIATVLAARWPAAGPLAFATASIVGLSRTYLGHHYPSDVLAGAAIGILFAYVSVVGIGW comes from the coding sequence GTGGGGACGTACCGAGGCCGGTGGGGGGTGAGCCGGGTCCTCGCGATGGGAAGGCCTTCGGGGTGGCGCCGCACGCTCATGTCGGCCGACTTGCGCTTGTTCTGGTACGTGCACATGCGCATGGCGCGACGCTGGCTCGACCGCTTCATGCGCGTGGTCACCCATCTCGGGGGCGTGATGTCCACCGTGGGCTTGTGCACGGCGCTCATCCTCATGGGGCCGGAGACGCGCCGGGTGGGGTATACGGCTCTGTTTGCCCTCAGCACGAGCCACCTCCTGGTGCAGCTGCTCAAGCGGCAGGTGGAGCGGCCCCGGCCTTACCTGGTGCTCGCTGATCGGAGAGTGATCGTGGCGCCCCTGTCCGACTACTCCTTCCCGTCCGGGCACACCACGGCGAGCTTCGCGATCGCCACCGTGCTGGCGGCCCGCTGGCCGGCAGCCGGTCCGCTGGCCTTCGCGACGGCGTCGATCGTGGGCCTCTCCCGTACGTACCTGGGCCACCACTACCCGTCCGACGTGCTGGCCGGAGCGGCCATCGGCATCCTCTTCGCCTACGTGAGCGTCGTCGGCATAGGCTGGTGA
- the corA gene encoding magnesium/cobalt transporter CorA, giving the protein MLEGDAVWHELPRWLEARHAFWLDLDGPSQAEWEAVGQHFPFHPLSLEDARSLSEFARVEPYPDYLFVVLHRIGLGERPGDHRLRVGEVDLFIHPAYLVTTHLQPAPEIDEARRYLSTRPQALMRGSEFVAHLVVDAVVDAMFPAIERLVEQRERLEGRVLAQAERSPWPAVTHLRSSLLVARRSLGAQAEALGRLGRERMALVSPESALYFRDIATHADRLLAIVENELRLVDNLVQMYLAMRTDRLNVVMQRLTLLSALFMPLTLIAGIYGMNFRHMPELEWPLGYPLALALMAAVGGGLYGYLRRAGWFDADGGRRGRSPS; this is encoded by the coding sequence GTGCTCGAGGGAGACGCGGTCTGGCATGAGCTCCCCCGGTGGCTCGAAGCCAGGCACGCCTTCTGGCTCGACCTGGACGGACCGAGCCAGGCGGAGTGGGAAGCCGTCGGGCAGCATTTCCCCTTCCATCCCCTCTCCCTCGAAGACGCTCGCTCGCTCAGCGAGTTCGCGAGGGTCGAGCCGTACCCCGACTACCTCTTCGTCGTGCTGCACCGCATCGGCCTGGGCGAGCGCCCGGGGGACCACCGGCTCAGGGTGGGCGAGGTCGACCTCTTCATCCATCCCGCCTACCTCGTGACCACCCATCTCCAGCCCGCCCCGGAGATCGACGAGGCGCGCCGGTATCTGTCGACCCGTCCCCAGGCGCTGATGCGGGGCAGCGAGTTCGTGGCGCACCTGGTGGTCGACGCGGTGGTGGACGCCATGTTCCCTGCCATCGAGCGCCTGGTGGAGCAAAGAGAGAGGCTCGAAGGCCGGGTGCTCGCCCAAGCCGAGCGCAGCCCGTGGCCCGCCGTGACCCACCTGCGAAGCAGCTTGCTGGTCGCGCGGCGCAGCCTCGGAGCTCAGGCCGAGGCGCTGGGGCGCCTCGGGCGGGAGCGAATGGCTCTGGTATCGCCGGAAAGCGCCCTCTACTTCCGGGACATCGCCACCCATGCCGATCGCCTGCTCGCCATCGTGGAAAACGAGCTGCGGCTCGTGGACAACCTGGTGCAGATGTACCTGGCCATGCGCACCGACCGGCTCAACGTCGTGATGCAGCGGCTCACGCTCTTGAGCGCCCTCTTCATGCCGCTCACCCTGATCGCAGGCATCTACGGGATGAACTTCCGCCACATGCCTGAACTGGAGTGGCCGCTCGGCTACCCGCTGGCGCTGGCCCTCATGGCCGCGGTGGGAGGCGGGCTGTACGGGTACCTCCGGCGGGCCGGCTGGTTCGACGCCGATGGGGGACGGAGGGGGCGGTCGCCGTCGTGA
- a CDS encoding tetratricopeptide repeat protein, translating to MAERARGRLASALGRLDAPADSQVLAEAGWLVGVAADDPLPLAVMGRLVIAGMGHVAASAMARWLLMRSARCRRSGPAYLDRARSVLQMLRQQFAQQADYALWLGLAYLAAGRFSEAWRELQAACRLDPESGTALAAATVADLVLGRRPGLPGGREVPVGVAQQLDPGLVELARVLQVTRRAAPKEVRLEVMRYPDQRLSDQAEQPAVAVWVDAVSGGPVRLRGAWGERALGALEGELLLALLSLAAAEPSQGVARQKLWSAVWPVAPLAVGRLEGLFSLALRRVRRATQQVAGRPVVEHTHRGGYRVAEGIAVSVRMDLPALAANWILARSPARTWG from the coding sequence GTGGCGGAGCGGGCGAGAGGCCGGCTCGCTTCGGCGCTGGGCCGGCTCGATGCCCCGGCCGACAGCCAGGTGCTGGCCGAGGCCGGGTGGCTGGTCGGCGTGGCGGCGGACGATCCGCTTCCCCTGGCCGTCATGGGACGCCTGGTGATAGCCGGCATGGGGCATGTGGCCGCCAGCGCCATGGCCCGCTGGCTCCTCATGCGCTCGGCGCGGTGCCGGAGGTCGGGTCCGGCCTATCTCGACCGGGCCCGCAGCGTGCTGCAGATGCTCCGCCAGCAGTTCGCGCAACAGGCCGACTATGCCCTGTGGCTGGGCCTCGCGTACCTGGCCGCAGGGCGCTTTTCCGAGGCGTGGCGGGAGCTGCAAGCGGCGTGCCGCCTAGATCCGGAGAGCGGCACGGCCCTGGCGGCGGCCACCGTGGCGGATCTCGTCCTGGGGCGGCGTCCCGGCCTACCCGGCGGGCGGGAGGTGCCCGTGGGGGTCGCGCAGCAGCTGGACCCGGGCCTGGTGGAGCTGGCCAGGGTGCTGCAAGTAACCCGGCGGGCCGCCCCCAAGGAGGTGCGGCTCGAGGTAATGCGGTACCCGGACCAGCGCCTCTCCGACCAGGCAGAGCAGCCCGCCGTAGCCGTTTGGGTCGATGCGGTCTCGGGGGGCCCCGTGCGGCTGCGTGGTGCCTGGGGGGAGCGAGCCCTCGGGGCCCTCGAAGGCGAGTTGCTGCTGGCCTTGCTTTCTCTGGCGGCAGCGGAGCCATCGCAGGGGGTGGCTCGCCAGAAGCTGTGGAGCGCCGTCTGGCCGGTCGCGCCGCTGGCGGTCGGGCGGCTCGAGGGGCTGTTCTCCCTGGCCTTGAGGCGGGTGCGGCGGGCGACGCAGCAGGTGGCGGGCCGGCCGGTGGTGGAACATACCCACCGGGGAGGCTACCGGGTCGCCGAGGGGATCGCCGTGAGCGTACGGATGGATCTTCCGGCCCTGGCGGCCAACTGGATCCTGGCGCGATCGCCCGCGCGCACCTGGGGGTGA
- the glnA gene encoding type I glutamate--ammonia ligase, with the protein MAVVVNGRATATIKATTAQELVEQARSQGVVMADLKFVDVPGLWQHFHVPIDELSSKSLAEGFGFDGSSIRGFQAIHESDMLLVPDLSTAFIDPFYQHPTLSLICEVRDPVSGQAYDRDPRHIARRAEAYLKATGIADVSYWGPEAEFFILDSARFDQNQHSGYYFIDSAEGFWNSGRDGTPNPGYRPRYKEGYFPVPPTDTVADVRAEIALTLEHVGVGVEVHHHEVATAGQAEVDLRFDSLTRMGDRVMLLKYVAKNVARKYGKTVTFMPKPIYGDNGSGMHTHQSLWKEGNNLFCDPSGYAGLSELARYYIGGLLHHGRALAAFCSPTTNSYKRLVPGFEAPVNLVYSKRNRSAAVRIPMYSQEPKAKRIEYRPPDPSANPYLAFAAMLMAGLDGIENRIDPGEPLDKDIYSLTPAELLALRSLPASLDEALEALRDDHQFLLKGGVFTRDFIDLWIDYKKQREVLAVGTRPHPWEFVLYFDV; encoded by the coding sequence GTGGCGGTCGTTGTGAACGGGCGGGCGACGGCCACCATCAAGGCAACCACCGCACAGGAGCTGGTCGAACAGGCCAGGAGCCAGGGCGTGGTGATGGCCGACCTCAAGTTCGTGGACGTTCCGGGGTTGTGGCAGCATTTCCACGTGCCGATCGACGAGCTGAGCTCCAAGAGCCTGGCCGAGGGGTTCGGGTTCGACGGGTCGAGCATCCGGGGGTTCCAGGCGATCCACGAAAGCGACATGCTGCTGGTTCCCGACCTCAGCACCGCGTTCATCGATCCCTTTTACCAGCACCCGACCCTGAGCCTCATCTGCGAGGTCCGGGACCCCGTGAGCGGGCAGGCGTACGATCGGGATCCTCGCCACATCGCCCGCAGGGCGGAAGCCTACCTCAAGGCGACCGGGATCGCCGACGTGAGCTACTGGGGCCCGGAAGCCGAGTTCTTCATCCTCGACAGCGCGCGCTTCGACCAAAACCAGCACAGCGGGTACTACTTCATCGACTCCGCCGAGGGCTTCTGGAACTCGGGCCGGGACGGCACCCCCAACCCCGGCTACCGGCCCCGCTACAAGGAGGGATACTTCCCGGTGCCGCCGACCGACACGGTCGCCGACGTGCGGGCCGAGATCGCCCTCACCCTCGAGCACGTCGGCGTCGGAGTCGAGGTACACCACCACGAAGTGGCGACGGCAGGCCAGGCGGAGGTGGACCTGCGCTTCGACTCCCTCACCCGCATGGGGGACCGGGTGATGCTCCTCAAGTACGTGGCCAAGAACGTGGCGCGCAAGTACGGCAAGACGGTGACGTTCATGCCCAAGCCGATTTACGGCGACAACGGCTCGGGCATGCACACCCACCAGAGCCTGTGGAAAGAAGGCAACAATCTCTTCTGCGACCCTTCCGGGTACGCGGGGCTCTCCGAGTTGGCCCGCTACTACATCGGGGGCCTGCTGCACCACGGTCGGGCCCTGGCGGCGTTTTGCAGCCCCACGACCAACTCGTACAAGCGGCTGGTCCCGGGCTTCGAGGCACCGGTCAACCTGGTCTACTCCAAGCGCAACCGCAGCGCTGCCGTGCGGATCCCGATGTACTCCCAGGAGCCGAAAGCCAAGCGCATCGAGTACCGGCCCCCGGATCCGTCGGCCAACCCGTACCTCGCCTTCGCGGCCATGCTCATGGCCGGCCTGGACGGCATCGAGAACCGCATCGACCCGGGCGAGCCGCTGGACAAGGACATCTACAGCCTGACCCCCGCCGAGCTGCTGGCCCTGCGTTCGCTGCCGGCCAGCCTCGACGAAGCCCTGGAGGCGCTGCGGGACGACCACCAGTTCCTGCTCAAGGGGGGCGTCTTCACGAGGGACTTCATCGACCTCTGGATCGACTACAAGAAACAGCGGGAGGTGCTGGCGGTCGGCACCCGGCCGCACCCGTGGGAGTTCGTCCTCTACTTCGACGTTTGA
- a CDS encoding HAD family hydrolase, with protein MRGLVLFDLDGTLVNSGGAGRRAIQRAWGEVFGQEVALDPGWTAGRTDPAIFREMARVGGIEPRRWEAERARLVDRYLAYLCEEVASRPGRVLPGVLELLRRGQQEARWALALATGNLERGARLKLSPFDLNRYFPVGGFGSDSEVRHELLQVAVRRAQEHFGEAMAPVVVGDTPLDVEAAHRAGMAAVAVATGPYGMDDLARAGAEAVLPSLEDTERALHAVAAWMLRGRH; from the coding sequence GTGAGGGGCCTGGTGCTGTTCGACCTGGACGGCACGCTGGTCAACAGCGGCGGGGCGGGCCGGCGGGCCATCCAGCGCGCCTGGGGCGAGGTGTTCGGCCAGGAGGTCGCGCTGGATCCGGGCTGGACGGCCGGTCGGACGGACCCTGCCATCTTCCGGGAGATGGCCAGGGTCGGGGGGATCGAGCCCAGGCGGTGGGAGGCCGAACGGGCTCGCCTGGTGGACCGGTACCTGGCCTATCTCTGCGAAGAGGTGGCGAGCCGGCCCGGACGAGTGCTACCCGGCGTACTGGAGCTGTTACGCCGGGGGCAGCAGGAGGCGCGCTGGGCGCTCGCCCTGGCCACCGGTAACCTCGAGCGGGGCGCCCGGTTGAAGCTTTCGCCCTTCGACCTCAACCGGTACTTCCCCGTGGGCGGCTTCGGAAGCGACAGCGAGGTGCGCCACGAGCTGTTGCAGGTCGCCGTGCGGCGGGCGCAGGAGCACTTCGGCGAGGCGATGGCACCGGTGGTCGTGGGCGACACCCCTCTCGACGTGGAGGCGGCCCACCGAGCCGGGATGGCGGCGGTCGCCGTGGCCACCGGCCCGTACGGGATGGACGATCTCGCGCGGGCGGGTGCGGAGGCGGTGCTGCCCAGCCTGGAGGATACGGAGCGGGCCTTGCACGCGGTGGCCGCGTGGATGTTACGTGGCCGTCATTGA
- the floA gene encoding flotillin-like protein FloA (flotillin-like protein involved in membrane lipid rafts), producing MLLFWLPVILVVLFLVILLNFIPVGLWISAWAAGVGVSIFTLVGMRLRRVPPAGIILPLIKAYKAGLDVAIDKLEAHFLAGGNVDRVIDALIAAQRANINLTFERAAAIDLAGRNVLEAVQMSVNPKVIETPIVAAVAKDGIELKVKARVTVRANIDRLVGGAGEATIIARVGEGIVTTVGSSNTHKEVLENPDRISKTVLGKGLDAGTAFTILSIDIADVDVGRNIGAQLQVDQAIADKNIAEAKAAERRFAAMAREQEMLAMVQEMRARVVEAEAEVPRSLAAALREGKIGVMDYYTMQNILADTAMRQAIGQMTEGQTGRPGPGAPPSSLPGATGGGPGAGPQRPAPAREGT from the coding sequence CTGCTTCTCTTCTGGCTCCCGGTCATTCTCGTCGTTCTGTTCTTGGTGATCCTGCTCAACTTCATCCCCGTCGGGCTGTGGATCTCGGCGTGGGCGGCGGGCGTGGGGGTGAGCATCTTCACGCTGGTCGGCATGCGGCTGCGGCGGGTGCCGCCGGCGGGGATCATCCTGCCTCTCATCAAGGCTTACAAGGCAGGCCTGGACGTGGCCATCGACAAGCTGGAGGCGCACTTCCTGGCCGGCGGCAACGTCGACCGCGTGATCGACGCCCTGATTGCCGCCCAGCGGGCCAACATCAACCTCACCTTCGAGCGGGCGGCCGCCATCGACCTCGCCGGGCGCAACGTGCTGGAAGCCGTCCAGATGAGCGTCAACCCCAAGGTGATCGAGACGCCGATCGTGGCGGCCGTCGCCAAGGACGGGATCGAGCTCAAGGTCAAAGCCCGGGTGACGGTGCGGGCCAACATCGACCGGCTCGTGGGCGGCGCCGGAGAGGCGACCATCATCGCCCGGGTGGGCGAGGGCATCGTGACGACCGTCGGCTCTTCCAACACGCACAAGGAAGTCCTGGAAAACCCCGATCGCATCTCGAAGACCGTGCTCGGCAAAGGGCTCGACGCGGGCACGGCGTTCACGATCCTCTCCATCGACATCGCCGACGTGGACGTCGGGCGCAACATCGGGGCGCAACTCCAGGTGGACCAGGCCATCGCCGACAAAAACATCGCGGAGGCGAAGGCGGCCGAGCGGCGGTTCGCCGCCATGGCCCGGGAGCAGGAGATGCTGGCCATGGTGCAGGAGATGCGGGCCCGGGTCGTGGAGGCCGAGGCCGAGGTGCCCCGCAGCCTCGCGGCGGCGCTGCGCGAGGGCAAGATCGGGGTCATGGATTACTACACCATGCAAAACATCCTGGCCGACACCGCCATGCGCCAGGCCATCGGCCAGATGACCGAGGGGCAGACCGGACGCCCGGGGCCCGGCGCCCCGCCCTCCAGCCTCCCCGGCGCCACCGGCGGCGGGCCGGGGGCAGGGCCGCAGCGTCCGGCTCCGGCGCGAGAGGGAACCTGA